ACAGGAGAAGCATTAGGTCAGGTTTCAAGCCAAACCTTACGTAACTTATCAGTGATTGACCAAGTAACTGACACGCTTATTTTACGCCCATTAGTGGCTACTGATAAACAAGATATTATTGATTGTGCGCGTGAAATTGGTACCGCTGAAATATCTGAAACAATTCCTGAATATTGTGGTGTTATCTCACAGCGTCCGACTGTTAAAGCAGTGATGACTAAAATTCAGAAGGAAGAAGCTAACTTCGACATGTCTCTCATTGATAAAGTTGTTTTTGATGCAAAAGTCTTAGATATTAAAGATATTGCGACGGATGCAAAAGAGCAGTTGGTAGAAGTTGAATCTGTTTCTGCATTTGAAGCTAATGAAGTAGTGTTAGATATTCGCTCTACTGACGAAAGAGATGAAAAACCATTAGAAATTGAAGGGGTTGAAGTACAACATTTGCCTTTCTTTAAATTAAGTAATCAATTCGAAACACTTGCACAAGAAAAAACCTATTTACTTTACTGTGATCGTGGTGTGATGAGTCAATTACAAGCGCTTTATTTAAAAGAAGCTGGATTTGATAATGTTAAGGTATATCGTCCTTAGGATTATGTTAATTGCGTAATTTAGTATATCAGGACGCGGTTCATAAGAATGTAGCTTGTGTACGTCGAAAGTAAATTAAGTTAAATAAAAAAGAAACGGCTATATGCCGTTTTTTTGTACATCTAAGTTGTTGATTCACAAATTTGTTGAGTAATAATATGCCTTTGAACTTAATCGTCGTATGCTAATTTTACTCAAGAGGCTTCATAAAAGGGTTTACTATGCCAAATTCAATTGAACGTTATAAATTAATTACAGGTAAGGATGATGCTGAGTTTTGTAGCAAAGTCACTAAAGTATTAAAAGAGGGGTATGAGCTTTATGGTTCACCTACTATGACCTTTAATGGTGAGAGTGTTATTGTTGGGCAAGCTGTTATTAAAAGGCCATCACAATTGGTTTAAGGATTTAGATTAAGGTATTTAATGGTCATCGTTATATCAATACTAATAACTGTACCCACATTAATACTAAACTATTAAAGTAAATACTATTATATTAAACGCCTGTCATTGATTTACTCATATTCAGAGTAACGTCAGTAACAGGCTTTTTTATATCTAAATTTCAATTGCTTATACCAATGTAATTAAATAAGTGATCAGAGATTGCGCAGGAAAAATTAACACTAATAAGGCGTGAGTTGTAAGAGATAGTTGTTCTCACTTCAAAACTCACAACGCAGTTAGGGGTGATTTTAACCAGCAAGAATGATCACCTTATTAATTCTTTTGGTATTATATAGATATTAGCCTTGATCAAACGTTTACAGCGGCAAATTTGTATTTCACTTCTCTAATAAACAAACTATTTACTTAACCTCAACTCTGGTTAATGAAAGCGGAAATAGCGGCGTTGTATCGCTTTGCTTATCCAGAGCTGAGGTTACTTAGAAGTCGTATTAGAGACAAACCATTGTTGAAGCAGCCCTAAATATTCATGCAATGCTATTTGCGATTTATACAATTGATAAGCTGAAGGGATGTAACTGTAGGAAGGTAATTCCTTTGAGTTCTCTTTTGCTAAGTACATTGCTGGTGCTGGAGTAGGAGATTGTTTATATTTTTTAAATAGAGCCATTGCTCGAGGCATATGTGTTGCTGATGTTACCAATGCCGCTTTTTTTCCTTCAATAATTGCTGACATCTGAAGGGCTTCTTGATTGGTATCTTGAGCATTATCTAAACGAATAATTTTTTGTTCTGAGATATTGAATGCTAAGGCTAGTTGCTGTAAAAGCTGTGCATGGCTTTTACTGTCTCCAAAAGCGGATCCTGATACAACGATAGAGGCATTTGGATTGGCATAATAAAGGCGTAATGCTTCACTAAATCGACTTAATGCCGTGGCTGAAAGCTGTCCTGTAATCGGTAATTTCTGATCATTAATCCCTGATGAACCAAGTACTAAAATATAATCGAAAGATTGTTCGGCCTCTAATAAAGGTGGATATTGCCTTTCAAGGGGTTTGGCTAGGTGGTAAGCCGTCGGTAATAGACTAAAAGCGAATAAAATTAAAAAACTGAATAGTGTTAATGATTTCGCTAGCGTTTGATGTTGGCTAAAAAATAGCAATAATAGACTAACAAATAACAGAGCCAAGGAGAGGGGTAAGGGCATTAATAAACCTCCTAGCCATTTTTTAATTAAAAATACCATTCTTTTGCCTTTCGTTGTTTGCTATTAATTCTGTTTGTAAAATAACGTGCCTTCACTACCTATACAGTAAGTTGTCTTATTAACAAATAAGAGAATGTAAGGCTTTTATGAAAATATTTAATGACGCTTAACGTTAATTTTGCTTTTTTTGTTAAATTCAGTCTGTCAGTTACCAATTTGATAAAGTAACCTCTGTTTAATAGAGATTGAACACTTCATTTTATGATGCCATACAATTACTTATTACCGTAATCCCATATAGCTATTTTATATAGCCAGTTGACATAGTTACTTTAAAAAACGTCTTAGAACTTATTCAATGTAGGTTAATATTCAATAATAAGTCGCGTATAATTAATACTTATCACCGTATTAAAGTAAATGAGAAATTTAAGTGGCTGACCATAATTTTGACTCCATTGCCCAAAAGTTTGTAAATAATATTTACGGTAGTCATAAAGGGAAAATTCGAAAAGAGATTGTGTGGCGTGAAATACTCAATTGTATCGAACGTTTAAATAAACCAAGTTTAAGAGTATTAGATGCAGGTGGTGGTTTTGGTTATTTTAGTCAAAAGTTAGCTGCATTAGGGCATCAAATTGTGTTGTGCGATATTTCTGGTGAATTATTATCAATTGCTAAAGAACAATTAGCTAATAAACCTTATAAAGACAATATACAAATAATACATTGCTCTATCCAAACGTTACATGATCATATTGATGGACAGTTTGATCTTATTTTGAATCATGCCGTATTGGAGTGGTTAGCAGAGCCTAAGCAAACATTACATTCCTTATTGGATTGGTTACATGCCGATGGTTTAGTTTCTTTAATGTTTTATAACAAAGAAGCCCAACGTTTCTTTAACTTAGTTTCTGGCAACTTGAATTTTGTTGAATTAGGCATGCCACGTAAAAAAGTAGTCCGCTTATCACCGACTAATCCTCTATTTGAAATAGATGTTTTAACTTGGTTGAAAGAAGCTGATATGCAAGTTTTGAAAAAAACAGGTGTGCGTGTATTACATGACTATATGAAATCAGCTGATTTCGCAGATGATAATTTTGAACAACTGTTAGCGATGGAGAAAGAGTATTGTCAATATGAACCCTATGCATCATTAGGGCGTTATACCCATTTGACAGTTGCTAAGAAGGTATTATGAAATCCTATCATTTTAGAATAAATATTAGTTATCAAGAATTTGAAAAATTATACAGAACGCCTAATGTCACAGTGAAAGTACGCAGTGATCAAGGTGCTATGATTCAGTTACCCGCAATGCGTTTTGTTCCTTTTTTTACGCAATTAGGCGTACGAGGTTATTTTGAACTGCAATTAAGTGATCAAAACAAGTTTCAGCATTTAGTTTGTTTGCATGCTTAAAATATTTTTGTATCTCACTTTTTATATATAATTCAATGTACTTACTGTGTCGATATTTTAAGTAAGTGATTAACCTATAATAAATAATATTGTGTAAATGATTTAAATTTTGTATTTTATGTTTTTTATATAAAATACAAGGGTTTCAACGTATAATCCGGAGTCATTCTAGTACGTGATCGAGTTGACAAACTTAAGTTTATCTATTTATGAGTAGTTAAATGCCATATGAATCTCTCGTTACTTAAACCTATTAAATATCGTAATAACTTGTAAGGCTATTCAATGAAGAAAGTGTTAACCGTGTTCGGTACACGACCTGAAGCTATTAAAATGGCTCCATTAGTACATAAACTTGCTGCTGAAGCAGGGATAGAAAGTAAAGTTTGTGTGACGGCTCAACATCGAGAAATGCTAGATCAAGTTTTACAGCTCTTTGATATCACGCCTGATTATGATTTAAATATCATGAAGCCAGGACAAGATTTATTTGATGTAACCGAAAATATTTTAAGTGGCCTGAAAGGCGTGCTCGATGATTTTAAACCTGATGTTGTATTAGTTCATGGTGATACTACAACGACCTTTTCAGCATCTTTAGCTGCTTTTTATAAGCAAATTAATATTGGTCATGTCGAAGCTGGATTACGTACTGGTAACTTATATTCGCCTTGGCCTGAAGAAGCTAATCGAAAATTAACTGGGGTATTGACCCGTTTCCATTTTGCACCGACTGACTTATCTAAGTCCAACTTACTTAAAGAGCAAGTGCCGCAAGAACGAATATTTGTTACAGGCAATACAGTTATTGATGCATTGTTGTGGGTAAAACAAAAGTTAGAGTCTAATAAAGATTTACAACTTTCATTAGATAAACAGTTTCCATTTTTAGATGAAAATAAAAAAATGGTACTTGTTACTGGCCATCGAAGAGAAAGTTTTGGCGGCGGTTTTGAACGAATATGTGAAGCGCTAGCGAATATCGCAAAAGAACAACCGGATGTTCAAATTGTTTATCCAATGCACATGAATCCAAATGTAAGAGAGCCTGTTAATCGCTTATTAAGTAAGTTGGATAACGTGTTCTTGATTGAACCTCAGGATTATTTGCCGTTTGTTTATTTAATGAATCGTTGTTACTTGATTATTACCGATTCAGGCGGCGTTCAAGAAGAAGCGCCTTCATTGGGTAAACCAGTATTAGTCATGCGCGATACGACAGAAAGACCAGAGGCGATCGAAGCGGGAACCGTGAAACTAGTGGGTACCGATGTGGAACGTATTACCTCGGAAACTATTTTATTATTAACTGACTCTACTCGTTATCAAACCATGGCCAAAGCTCATAACCCTTATGGCGATGGTTTAGCATGCACACGAATTGTTAAAGAATTATTAAAGGATTAATTATGCCATTTCAAACTGTTTCTGTTATCGGCTTAGGCTATATCGGATTACCTACTGCTGCTGTGATTGCATCTCGTGGTATCGACGTTATTGGTGTCGATGTTAATGAAAATGCCGTGAATACGATTAACGCTGGGCAAATTCATATTGTAGAGCCTGATCTAGATATCGTAGTACGAAGTGTTGTAACTACTGGGAAATTACGAGCAACAACCACTGCAGAGCCTGCTGATGTATTCATGGTGGCTGTACCGACACCTTTTAAACAAGATGCGAGTTCATCTCATTCTCCTGATTTATCTTATATTGAATCTGCTGCCAATATGATTGCACCGGTATTAGTAAAAGGTAATTTAGTTATCTTAGAGTCAACATCTCCTGTCGGAACGACTGAGAAATTAGCTGGATGGCTAAAGTCAGCGCGCCCTGATTTGTCATTTCCACAGGATAAAGGGGATGCGGCTGATATTAAAGTCGCCCATTGTCCTGAACGCGTGTTACCTGGTTATGTATTACAAGAACTCGTTTCAAATGACAGAGTTATTGGTGGTATGTCAAGTGCTTGTAGCCAACTTGCTACTCAGCTATATGAAAAATTTGTGCGTGGTGAATGTATTGTTACTAATGCTCGCACCGCGGAAATGGCTAAATTAACAGAGAATTCATTCCGTGACGTTAATATTGCATTTGCTAATGAACTGTCGGTTATTTGTGACAAGTTAAAAATTAATGTGTGGGAGCTAGTTAAATTAGCGAACCGTCATCCCCGCGTTAATATTCTTAATCCAGGTCCTGGTGTGGGTGGTCATTGTATCGCTGTTGACCCATGGTTTATTGTTGAT
Above is a genomic segment from Psychromonas sp. L1A2 containing:
- a CDS encoding DUF1737 domain-containing protein, whose amino-acid sequence is MPNSIERYKLITGKDDAEFCSKVTKVLKEGYELYGSPTMTFNGESVIVGQAVIKRPSQLV
- a CDS encoding YdcF family protein, translating into MVFLIKKWLGGLLMPLPLSLALLFVSLLLLFFSQHQTLAKSLTLFSFLILFAFSLLPTAYHLAKPLERQYPPLLEAEQSFDYILVLGSSGINDQKLPITGQLSATALSRFSEALRLYYANPNASIVVSGSAFGDSKSHAQLLQQLALAFNISEQKIIRLDNAQDTNQEALQMSAIIEGKKAALVTSATHMPRAMALFKKYKQSPTPAPAMYLAKENSKELPSYSYIPSAYQLYKSQIALHEYLGLLQQWFVSNTTSK
- a CDS encoding methyltransferase domain-containing protein; translated protein: MADHNFDSIAQKFVNNIYGSHKGKIRKEIVWREILNCIERLNKPSLRVLDAGGGFGYFSQKLAALGHQIVLCDISGELLSIAKEQLANKPYKDNIQIIHCSIQTLHDHIDGQFDLILNHAVLEWLAEPKQTLHSLLDWLHADGLVSLMFYNKEAQRFFNLVSGNLNFVELGMPRKKVVRLSPTNPLFEIDVLTWLKEADMQVLKKTGVRVLHDYMKSADFADDNFEQLLAMEKEYCQYEPYASLGRYTHLTVAKKVL
- a CDS encoding DUF2835 domain-containing protein — encoded protein: MKSYHFRINISYQEFEKLYRTPNVTVKVRSDQGAMIQLPAMRFVPFFTQLGVRGYFELQLSDQNKFQHLVCLHA
- the wecB gene encoding non-hydrolyzing UDP-N-acetylglucosamine 2-epimerase — protein: MKKVLTVFGTRPEAIKMAPLVHKLAAEAGIESKVCVTAQHREMLDQVLQLFDITPDYDLNIMKPGQDLFDVTENILSGLKGVLDDFKPDVVLVHGDTTTTFSASLAAFYKQINIGHVEAGLRTGNLYSPWPEEANRKLTGVLTRFHFAPTDLSKSNLLKEQVPQERIFVTGNTVIDALLWVKQKLESNKDLQLSLDKQFPFLDENKKMVLVTGHRRESFGGGFERICEALANIAKEQPDVQIVYPMHMNPNVREPVNRLLSKLDNVFLIEPQDYLPFVYLMNRCYLIITDSGGVQEEAPSLGKPVLVMRDTTERPEAIEAGTVKLVGTDVERITSETILLLTDSTRYQTMAKAHNPYGDGLACTRIVKELLKD
- the wecC gene encoding UDP-N-acetyl-D-mannosamine dehydrogenase; its protein translation is MPFQTVSVIGLGYIGLPTAAVIASRGIDVIGVDVNENAVNTINAGQIHIVEPDLDIVVRSVVTTGKLRATTTAEPADVFMVAVPTPFKQDASSSHSPDLSYIESAANMIAPVLVKGNLVILESTSPVGTTEKLAGWLKSARPDLSFPQDKGDAADIKVAHCPERVLPGYVLQELVSNDRVIGGMSSACSQLATQLYEKFVRGECIVTNARTAEMAKLTENSFRDVNIAFANELSVICDKLKINVWELVKLANRHPRVNILNPGPGVGGHCIAVDPWFIVDSCPEEANIIRQARLTNDAKPHYVVEQICKAADEFKRPVIACLGLAFKADIDDLRESPALEIVKDLVAKEVGEIIAVEPNIKQLPSALSDSGITLTSLEDALDKANVVVVLVDHKQFKATDRTQFATKVVIDTRGII